In the genome of Ziziphus jujuba cultivar Dongzao chromosome 10, ASM3175591v1, the window TTAGAGGTCAAGCAAGAGGGCTTTCAATTTGATTACACGACCAAGCAGACTACCTAATTTTCTTCAATTGCATAAAATCAAGAGGGCTCTACTTggtttaaattgattaaatttagTGATCATATAACATACTAAAagctaaaagtaaataaacaatttaatgaATACTAACCATATAATTTGGACACACCCCCAATTTCGAAATAAAATTTCACACATAGACGAGGATGTTTACTTACATAAAgctctaaaaatataaaatcaaatagacaccctcgaaaaaaaaaaaaaaaaagaatttgtttttattaagtGAATTTTAagtgctttatttatttatttattttattcattcattcattcattattAGTATTGCTGCAATTACAGAGTACAATTCCtacacagaaaataaaataaaaaagaagataaacttGGAAAGAAACACTAGGAAATCTTCTTCCAACTCAATTTCATTGATCACTAATACGAGCATCTCCTTCATTGTTCACCTTAACCTTTGCTCCACAACAGCTCTTCCTATCATGCGCATCATTTCCTTCATTGTTCACCTTAACCTTGGTTCCACAACAGCTCTTCCTGTCATGCGCATCATCTCCTTCATTGTTCACCTTAACCTTAGCTCCACAACAGCTCTTCCTATCATGCACATGGTTAGCCTTAACCTTTTCCCCACAGAAGCTCCCATCCTTCCCAAGATCCAATCTCCTCTCCAAAAACTCTGAGTTCTCTTTCCAAACCTCTCCATTTGCATACACCTCCTTCTTCCAAATGGGCACCGATGCCTTCAACTCATCAATAAGATACTTGCAGGCATCCAATGCATCCACTCGATGCACAGCCGAGACTGCAATGAAGACACTTGTTTCACCAACTGGAACTGGACCCAACCGGTGGGCTACCGCTATGGAGTGGAGATTCCAAGATGATCTCGCAGATGAAGATATTGATTTGATGCATCTTATTGCCATTGGTACATATGCTTCATACCGCAGCTCCATGACCACCTTTCCATCGAATGTATCGCGGGTTGTGCCAGCAAATGTTGCTATAGCACCAGCCTGTGGGGCACTGacataattgatatatttagcAAGGTCAATTGGGTTGTGCTCCTCTAAGATTTCTACTAGAGTTTTCTCCTCATCAGCCATAGCTGTGTTGAGCGGGTGTGCAAATTGTACAGTAAAAGTTAGCCTTCCTTTATTAGCTAATGTTTCAGAATAAAAGCTAGTCCAAACTCATATCATCCACATCTTTGCATTGCATGGAATGGACCCCCTGctgtataaaataaaatctgatCATCagtttatatatgcataag includes:
- the LOC107410323 gene encoding molybdopterin synthase catalytic subunit, whose product is MADEEKTLVEILEEHNPIDLAKYINYVSAPQAGAIATFAGTTRDTFDGKVVMELRYEAYVPMAIRCIKSISSSARSSWNLHSIAVAHRLGPVPVGETSVFIAVSAVHRVDALDACKYLIDELKASVPIWKKEVYANGEVWKENSEFLERRLDLGKDGSFCGEKVKANHVHDRKSCCGAKVKVNNEGDDAHDRKSCCGTKVKVNNEGNDAHDRKSCCGAKVKVNNEGDARISDQ